Proteins from a single region of Tachysurus vachellii isolate PV-2020 chromosome 15, HZAU_Pvac_v1, whole genome shotgun sequence:
- the ksr1b gene encoding kinase suppressor of Ras 1 isoform X4, protein MSGSQVQETMRKLGSSADECSRITAALSRLKSNSTSSTSSTSSSGPWTGRELKEDGIPWIVEPAHCDTPANQLSCFTQSSQLYSPNPAINVPFAPTMPGSQRSVSVSAVPSLDFPTGSHLIPLLNGLTDPFYSSPQLLRRPQGMVSTPPPTPPAIRNDLLKPPHTPPPPSKLRQLFPALPRSKSHTQLANRIEEPAHKNATKNKMLLNVHVNVQDVRNGCDDSLSRLPLLSVPSPHIIPNTRIHVESPTLKDKGRSPQAMRRDYGLTITHRFSTKSWFSQTCAVCRKNMLFGVKCKHCKLKCHNKCTKEAPQCQIIPISKIRRTESVPSDINNQVERLPSTTQFGTLPKTLNKKDIPPPVIQPDSSSNPSSTTSSTPSSPAFSSSNPPSATPPANPSPKGPNDGRFHFPASCHYQFRQQFIFPDISSSQHQDGHELGETEQASNELVIQAVRQEENNDVDGEEDQQENERQDEAASYGESEGEDDELDDLPSCTRPWKGPISRKASQTSVYLQEWNVPFEQVELGELIGKGRWGKVYRGRWHGEVAVRLLEIDGNNQDHLKLFKKEVMNYRQTRHENVVLFMGACMNPPQLAIITSFCKGRTLHSVVRDSKSSLDINKTRQIAQEIVKGMGYLHAKDIVHKDLKSKNVFYDNNKVVITDFGLFGVSGVVQEDRRENELKLPQGWIYYLAPEIVQKMCPGNEDLLPFSKAADVYAFGTIWYELQVRDWPIKTQPAEAAIWLLGSGEGIKRQLAQISLGKEITEILCACWSFKLEDRPTFSQLADLLEKLPKLNRRLSHPGHFWKSTEYVS, encoded by the exons ATGTCTGGTTCTCAGGTGCAGGAGACCATGAGGAAATTGGGCTCCAGTGCTGATGAGTGCTCCCGCATCACTGCTGCCCTTTCCCGTCTCAAGAGCAACAGCACCTCCTCTacctcctccacctccagctCTGGCCCTTGGACAG GACGGGAGCTCAAAGAAGACGGAATTCCCTGGATCGTAGAACCTGCTCACTGTGACACCCCAGCTAATCAGCTCTCCTGCTTCACTCAAAGCTCACAACTCTACAGCCCAAACCCAGCCATTAATGTTCCTTTTGCCCCCACGATGCCTGGCTCCCAAcgttctgtgtctgtttctgctgTACCCTCTCTGGACTTCCCAACGGGGTCCCATCTTATCCCATTATTGAATGGACTAACCGACCCCTTCTACTCCTCACCTCAGCTGCTACGGCGCCCACAGGGAATGGTATCGACTCCGCCCCCTACACCACCCGCTATTAGGAATGACCTCTTgaagccaccacacacaccaccaccgccaTCCAAGCTCCGCCAGCTTTTTCCCGCCCTTCCTCGTAGCAAGAGCCACACGCAGCTCGCCAACCGCATAGAGGAGCCTGCACACAA gaATGCAACAAAGAATAAGATGCTTCTCAATGTCCATGTAAATGTGCAAGATGTGAGAAATGGCTGTGATGATTCACTTTCACGCTTGCCACTGCTCTCTGTTCCTTCTCCACACATTATTCCCAACACACGAATCCATGTGGAAAGTCCAACACTGAAAG ACAAAGGAAGATCTCCACAGGCTATGAGGAGAGATTATGGTCTTACAATCACACATAG GTTTTCCACCAAGTCTTGGTTCTCCCAAACGTGTGCGGTGTGTCGGAAAAATATGCTCTTTGGTGTAAAGTGCAAACACTGCAA GTTAAAGTGCCATAACAAGTGTACCAAGGAAGCACCTCAGTGCCAGATAATTCCAA ttTCTAAAATCAGAAGGACAGAGTCAGTTCCTTCTGACATTAATAACCAGGTGGAGCGGCTACCTTCAACTACACAATTTGGCACATTACCAAAGACTTTAAACAAAAAG GACATTCCTCCACCGGTTATTCAGCCAGACTCCAGCAGTAACCCCTCTTCCACCACCTCTTCCACACCTTCCTCACCTGCCTTCAGCTCAAGCAACCCACCAAGTGCCACTCCACCAGCAAACCCTTCTCCTAAAGGGCCCAATGATGGCCGATTTCACTTCCCAG CTTCCTGCCATTATCAGTTCAGACAACAGTTTATCTTCCCTG ATATATCGAGTTCTCAACATCAGGATGGCCATGAATTAGG AGAGACAGAACAAGCATCGAATGAGCTGGTCATACAGGCAGTGAGGCAGGAAGAA AATAACGATGTGGATGGTGAAGAAGATCAACAGGAAAATGAAAGACAAGACGAGGCGGCTTCTTATGGGGAATCTGAAGGTGAAGATGATGAACTGGACGACCTGCCCAGCTGCACGAGACCCTGGAAGGGCCCCATCTCACGCAAGGCCAGCCAGACGAGTGTATACCTGCAGGAGTGGAATGTTCCCTTCGAGCAAGTTGAGCTTGGGGAGCTTATAGGGAAAGGCCGCTGGGGAAAGGTGTACCGAGGACGCTGGCATGGGGAGGTGGCCGTGCGCTTGCTGGAAATAGATGGGAATAACCAAGACCACTTGAAGCTTTTCAAGAAGGAAGTGATGAACTACAGACAGACTCGGCACGAGAATGTGGTGCTGTTTATGGGAGCATGTATGAACCCTCCTCAGCTGGCCATCATTACAAG tTTCTGCAAGGGTCGGACACTGCACTCTGTTGTCAGAGATTCTAAAAGCTCACTTGACATCAATAAGACCAGGCAAATTGCTCAGGAAATCGTAAAG GGAATGGGCTACCTCCATGCAAAGGATATCGTGCACAAGGATTTAAAatccaaaaatgtgttttatgacaACAACAAAGTGGTGATCACAGACTTCGGTTTGTTTGGAGTATCAGGAGTGGTGCAGGAGGATCG GCGAGAAAATGAACTGAAACTGCCTCAAGGTTGGATTTATTACCTTGCTCCTGAGATTGTGCAGAAGATGTGTCCTGGAAATGAAGACCTCTTACCCTTTTCTAAAGCTGCTGATGTTTATGCCTTTGG CACTATCTGGTATGAGCTGCAGGTGAGAGACTGGCCTATTAAAACCCAGCCAGCTGAAGCTGCTATCTGGCTGCTGGGAAGTGGAGAAGGCATAAAGAGACAGCTGGCCCAGATCAGCCTGGGCAAGGAAATAACG GAGATCTTGTGTGCGTGCTGGTCCTTTAAACTTGAGGACAGACCAACATTCTCTCAGCTAGCTGATTTACTAGAGAAGCTTCCTAAGCTCAACCGGAGACTCTCCCACCCTGGACATTTCTGGAAGTCTACTGAGTATGTATCATAG
- the ksr1b gene encoding kinase suppressor of Ras 1 isoform X3: MGKDYYRPDFLVSFPVNLSLDALLQMSGSQVQETMRKLGSSADECSRITAALSRLKSNSTSSTSSTSSSGPWTGRELKEDGIPWIVEPAHCDTPANQLSCFTQSSQLYSPNPAINVPFAPTMPGSQRSVSVSAVPSLDFPTGSHLIPLLNGLTDPFYSSPQLLRRPQGMVSTPPPTPPAIRNDLLKPPHTPPPPSKLRQLFPALPRSKSHTQLANRIEEPAHKNATKNKMLLNVHVNVQDVRNGCDDSLSRLPLLSVPSPHIIPNTRIHVESPTLKDKGRSPQAMRRDYGLTITHRFSTKSWFSQTCAVCRKNMLFGVKCKHCKLKCHNKCTKEAPQCQIIPISKIRRTESVPSDINNQVERLPSTTQFGTLPKTLNKKDIPPPVIQPDSSSNPSSTTSSTPSSPAFSSSNPPSATPPANPSPKGPNDGRFHFPASCHYQFRQQFIFPDISSSQHQDGHELGETEQASNELVIQAVRQEENNDVDGEEDQQENERQDEAASYGESEGEDDELDDLPSCTRPWKGPISRKASQTSVYLQEWNVPFEQVELGELIGKGRWGKVYRGRWHGEVAVRLLEIDGNNQDHLKLFKKEVMNYRQTRHENVVLFMGACMNPPQLAIITSFCKGRTLHSVVRDSKSSLDINKTRQIAQEIVKGMGYLHAKDIVHKDLKSKNVFYDNNKVVITDFGLFGVSGVVQEDRRENELKLPQGWIYYLAPEIVQKMCPGNEDLLPFSKAADVYAFGTIWYELQVRDWPIKTQPAEAAIWLLGSGEGIKRQLAQISLGKEITEILCACWSFKLEDRPTFSQLADLLEKLPKLNRRLSHPGHFWKSTEYVS, encoded by the exons TCATTCCCAGTGAATCTGTCTCTCGATGCATTGCTGCAGATGTCTGGTTCTCAGGTGCAGGAGACCATGAGGAAATTGGGCTCCAGTGCTGATGAGTGCTCCCGCATCACTGCTGCCCTTTCCCGTCTCAAGAGCAACAGCACCTCCTCTacctcctccacctccagctCTGGCCCTTGGACAG GACGGGAGCTCAAAGAAGACGGAATTCCCTGGATCGTAGAACCTGCTCACTGTGACACCCCAGCTAATCAGCTCTCCTGCTTCACTCAAAGCTCACAACTCTACAGCCCAAACCCAGCCATTAATGTTCCTTTTGCCCCCACGATGCCTGGCTCCCAAcgttctgtgtctgtttctgctgTACCCTCTCTGGACTTCCCAACGGGGTCCCATCTTATCCCATTATTGAATGGACTAACCGACCCCTTCTACTCCTCACCTCAGCTGCTACGGCGCCCACAGGGAATGGTATCGACTCCGCCCCCTACACCACCCGCTATTAGGAATGACCTCTTgaagccaccacacacaccaccaccgccaTCCAAGCTCCGCCAGCTTTTTCCCGCCCTTCCTCGTAGCAAGAGCCACACGCAGCTCGCCAACCGCATAGAGGAGCCTGCACACAA gaATGCAACAAAGAATAAGATGCTTCTCAATGTCCATGTAAATGTGCAAGATGTGAGAAATGGCTGTGATGATTCACTTTCACGCTTGCCACTGCTCTCTGTTCCTTCTCCACACATTATTCCCAACACACGAATCCATGTGGAAAGTCCAACACTGAAAG ACAAAGGAAGATCTCCACAGGCTATGAGGAGAGATTATGGTCTTACAATCACACATAG GTTTTCCACCAAGTCTTGGTTCTCCCAAACGTGTGCGGTGTGTCGGAAAAATATGCTCTTTGGTGTAAAGTGCAAACACTGCAA GTTAAAGTGCCATAACAAGTGTACCAAGGAAGCACCTCAGTGCCAGATAATTCCAA ttTCTAAAATCAGAAGGACAGAGTCAGTTCCTTCTGACATTAATAACCAGGTGGAGCGGCTACCTTCAACTACACAATTTGGCACATTACCAAAGACTTTAAACAAAAAG GACATTCCTCCACCGGTTATTCAGCCAGACTCCAGCAGTAACCCCTCTTCCACCACCTCTTCCACACCTTCCTCACCTGCCTTCAGCTCAAGCAACCCACCAAGTGCCACTCCACCAGCAAACCCTTCTCCTAAAGGGCCCAATGATGGCCGATTTCACTTCCCAG CTTCCTGCCATTATCAGTTCAGACAACAGTTTATCTTCCCTG ATATATCGAGTTCTCAACATCAGGATGGCCATGAATTAGG AGAGACAGAACAAGCATCGAATGAGCTGGTCATACAGGCAGTGAGGCAGGAAGAA AATAACGATGTGGATGGTGAAGAAGATCAACAGGAAAATGAAAGACAAGACGAGGCGGCTTCTTATGGGGAATCTGAAGGTGAAGATGATGAACTGGACGACCTGCCCAGCTGCACGAGACCCTGGAAGGGCCCCATCTCACGCAAGGCCAGCCAGACGAGTGTATACCTGCAGGAGTGGAATGTTCCCTTCGAGCAAGTTGAGCTTGGGGAGCTTATAGGGAAAGGCCGCTGGGGAAAGGTGTACCGAGGACGCTGGCATGGGGAGGTGGCCGTGCGCTTGCTGGAAATAGATGGGAATAACCAAGACCACTTGAAGCTTTTCAAGAAGGAAGTGATGAACTACAGACAGACTCGGCACGAGAATGTGGTGCTGTTTATGGGAGCATGTATGAACCCTCCTCAGCTGGCCATCATTACAAG tTTCTGCAAGGGTCGGACACTGCACTCTGTTGTCAGAGATTCTAAAAGCTCACTTGACATCAATAAGACCAGGCAAATTGCTCAGGAAATCGTAAAG GGAATGGGCTACCTCCATGCAAAGGATATCGTGCACAAGGATTTAAAatccaaaaatgtgttttatgacaACAACAAAGTGGTGATCACAGACTTCGGTTTGTTTGGAGTATCAGGAGTGGTGCAGGAGGATCG GCGAGAAAATGAACTGAAACTGCCTCAAGGTTGGATTTATTACCTTGCTCCTGAGATTGTGCAGAAGATGTGTCCTGGAAATGAAGACCTCTTACCCTTTTCTAAAGCTGCTGATGTTTATGCCTTTGG CACTATCTGGTATGAGCTGCAGGTGAGAGACTGGCCTATTAAAACCCAGCCAGCTGAAGCTGCTATCTGGCTGCTGGGAAGTGGAGAAGGCATAAAGAGACAGCTGGCCCAGATCAGCCTGGGCAAGGAAATAACG GAGATCTTGTGTGCGTGCTGGTCCTTTAAACTTGAGGACAGACCAACATTCTCTCAGCTAGCTGATTTACTAGAGAAGCTTCCTAAGCTCAACCGGAGACTCTCCCACCCTGGACATTTCTGGAAGTCTACTGAGTATGTATCATAG